In Streptomyces violaceusniger Tu 4113, one DNA window encodes the following:
- a CDS encoding ANTAR domain-containing protein, translating to MREIDATGRAECQGVQRDTPGGRAHPAAGEGSAGAVWVLRPDGGLDRPDHPLFTGAWQVGRDRPTAAVIVDLSQVREISADGVRGLLHCARALAEAGAALLLAGTDEPVARLLRLALVDGTIRFHDTVEAAVAACGAAAARADAAARDGGRTAVPEVIRLRRETVDLRARLRSHPLIAQAQGVLRERYRLPDPQTAFTLLQRSSQTHNVKLRTLAAALLRVDRPDPDSPLWFPERAPEEAPALPFLPGVRPGKVNRGTVVKRVLSRALEVVGSEMGDVQLADPVSGLRMEQHHGFGREFLDFFAHVGEGETSCATAAARARPVTADIATDPVFSDTAREVILATGSRTAHSIPMTGASRRVVGVFSVHVSQAGRSLTNAEAGILHQLATRAGLWLEWHERTVVLDALEDLHQRAQGADPEPAPGASGPEAAPRQPDPEAAP from the coding sequence ATGCGCGAGATCGATGCGACTGGCAGGGCCGAGTGCCAGGGCGTACAGAGGGATACGCCGGGCGGGCGGGCGCACCCGGCGGCGGGTGAGGGATCCGCGGGCGCGGTGTGGGTGCTGCGCCCCGACGGGGGCCTCGACCGGCCGGACCATCCCCTGTTCACCGGCGCATGGCAGGTCGGCCGGGACAGACCCACCGCCGCCGTGATCGTGGACCTCTCACAGGTCCGGGAGATCTCGGCGGACGGGGTACGGGGGCTGCTGCACTGCGCGCGGGCCCTGGCCGAAGCCGGTGCCGCGCTGCTCCTCGCCGGGACCGACGAACCCGTGGCGCGGCTGCTGCGGCTGGCGCTGGTGGACGGCACGATCCGGTTCCACGACACCGTCGAGGCGGCCGTCGCCGCCTGCGGCGCGGCGGCGGCGAGGGCGGACGCCGCCGCGCGGGACGGCGGCCGGACGGCGGTGCCCGAGGTGATACGGCTGCGCCGGGAGACCGTCGATCTGCGCGCCAGACTGCGCTCGCACCCGCTGATCGCACAGGCGCAGGGCGTACTGCGGGAGCGCTACCGGCTGCCCGATCCGCAGACGGCGTTCACCCTGCTCCAGCGCAGTTCACAGACGCACAACGTCAAACTGCGGACCCTGGCGGCCGCGCTGCTGCGCGTGGACCGGCCCGATCCGGACAGTCCGCTGTGGTTTCCGGAGCGCGCCCCCGAGGAGGCCCCCGCGCTGCCGTTCCTGCCGGGTGTGCGGCCCGGCAAGGTCAACCGCGGCACGGTGGTGAAGAGGGTGCTGAGCCGAGCCCTGGAGGTGGTGGGCTCCGAGATGGGCGATGTGCAACTGGCGGACCCGGTGAGCGGGCTGCGGATGGAACAGCACCACGGGTTCGGCAGGGAGTTCCTCGACTTCTTCGCCCATGTCGGCGAGGGCGAGACCTCGTGTGCGACGGCGGCGGCCCGCGCCCGGCCGGTGACGGCGGACATCGCCACCGACCCCGTCTTCTCCGACACCGCCCGCGAGGTCATCCTGGCGACCGGCTCCCGTACCGCGCACAGCATCCCCATGACCGGCGCCTCCCGGCGGGTCGTCGGGGTGTTCTCGGTCCACGTCTCCCAGGCGGGGCGCAGCCTGACCAACGCCGAGGCCGGGATACTCCACCAGTTGGCCACCCGGGCGGGGCTGTGGCTGGAGTGGCATGAGCGCACCGTCGTGCTGGACGCGCTCGAAGATCTGCATCAGCGCGCCCAGGGCGCGGACCCCGAACCGGCTCCCGGGGCGTCGGGCCCCGAAGCGGCCCCTCGGCAGCCGGACCCCGAAGCGGCTCCCTGA
- a CDS encoding FAD-dependent oxidoreductase — translation MSDLPGVPESYWLDTAPPGTPHPALTSDLEVDVAVVGAGIAGLSTAWELTRAGHRVAVLEADRIAAGVTGHTTAKLTALHGLIYDRLRRTRGPEGARMYARSQSDAVERAVAITAELGIDCDLEHVPAYTYTEDPARTDTIRAEVDAAYEAGLPASYVTETGLPYPVAGAIRVEGGAQFHPRGYLLALAEDLRAHGGRIHEHTRATGLVEGAPCRVTTQSGAVVTAGDVVIATHYPVFDRALLFTRLSPRRELVVAAPLPAERDPRGAYITPENHTRSVRTAPYGDGKRLLIVTGESFTPGTGDTHERFERLAGWTRERFPGVEITHRWAAQDNDPTDSVPMVGPFHPGARHTYVATGFAGWGLSGGIMAGRLLTALICGERPPWAGLYDPRRLRAVLREAPALLGHQAQVGRHFIGDRLSAPQAGSVDRIAPGTGALVRVNGRHCAVYRDEDGTAHTVSARCTHLGCLVAFNAAERAWECPCHGSRFGTDGRVLQGPANRPLEQRDL, via the coding sequence GTGAGTGACCTTCCAGGTGTGCCCGAGTCGTACTGGCTGGACACCGCGCCGCCCGGCACCCCCCACCCGGCCCTGACCTCGGACCTGGAGGTCGATGTCGCCGTGGTCGGCGCGGGCATCGCGGGGCTGAGCACCGCATGGGAGCTGACCCGCGCCGGGCACCGGGTGGCGGTGCTGGAGGCGGACCGGATCGCCGCGGGTGTCACCGGCCACACCACCGCCAAGCTCACGGCGCTGCATGGGCTCATCTACGACCGGCTGCGCCGCACCCGTGGCCCGGAGGGCGCACGGATGTACGCGCGGTCGCAGTCCGACGCCGTCGAGCGGGCGGTGGCGATCACGGCCGAACTCGGTATCGACTGCGATCTGGAGCACGTCCCGGCCTACACGTACACCGAGGACCCGGCGCGCACGGACACCATCCGCGCCGAGGTGGACGCCGCCTATGAGGCGGGGCTGCCCGCCTCGTATGTGACGGAGACCGGGCTGCCCTACCCGGTCGCGGGCGCGATCCGGGTCGAGGGAGGGGCGCAGTTCCATCCGCGCGGCTACCTCCTCGCGCTCGCCGAGGATCTGCGCGCCCACGGCGGGCGGATCCACGAGCACACCCGCGCCACCGGCCTGGTGGAGGGCGCCCCCTGCCGCGTCACCACGCAGAGCGGGGCGGTGGTGACGGCCGGGGACGTGGTGATCGCCACCCACTATCCGGTGTTCGACCGGGCGCTGCTGTTCACCCGGCTCTCGCCGCGCCGCGAACTCGTCGTGGCCGCGCCTCTCCCCGCCGAGCGGGACCCCCGGGGCGCGTACATCACGCCGGAGAATCACACCCGATCGGTGCGCACCGCGCCGTACGGCGACGGGAAGCGGCTGCTGATCGTGACCGGGGAGTCCTTCACACCCGGCACCGGGGACACCCACGAGCGCTTCGAGCGGCTGGCCGGCTGGACCCGGGAGCGCTTCCCCGGCGTGGAGATCACCCACCGCTGGGCCGCCCAGGACAACGACCCCACCGACAGCGTGCCGATGGTCGGCCCCTTCCACCCCGGCGCGCGCCACACCTATGTCGCGACGGGCTTCGCCGGGTGGGGCCTGAGCGGCGGCATCATGGCGGGCCGGCTGCTCACGGCGCTCATCTGCGGTGAACGGCCGCCGTGGGCCGGGCTGTACGACCCGCGGCGACTGCGGGCCGTGCTGCGCGAGGCCCCGGCGCTGCTCGGCCACCAGGCCCAGGTCGGGCGGCATTTCATCGGCGACCGGCTGAGCGCCCCGCAGGCCGGCTCGGTCGACCGGATCGCCCCGGGCACCGGGGCCCTGGTCCGTGTGAACGGGCGGCACTGCGCCGTGTACCGGGACGAGGACGGCACGGCCCACACGGTCTCGGCCCGCTGCACTCATCTGGGCTGCCTCGTCGCGTTCAACGCCGCCGAGCGGGCCTGGGAGTGCCCCTGCCACGGCTCCCGCTTCGGAACCGACGGCCGGGTGCTCCAGGGCCCGGCCAACCGGCCCCTGGAGCAGCGCGACCTCTGA
- a CDS encoding DUF5133 domain-containing protein yields the protein MLMAHPVVLQNLIEQYETLRMLHAESGGTEVRQRMDDLAYTLCVSTGTRDVDAALIAARHRLPGARVEDDSALTAGAGTSGG from the coding sequence GTGCTGATGGCCCACCCGGTCGTACTTCAGAACCTCATCGAGCAGTACGAGACGCTGCGGATGCTGCACGCCGAATCGGGCGGCACCGAGGTACGACAGCGGATGGACGACCTCGCCTACACCCTGTGCGTCTCCACCGGGACGCGGGATGTGGACGCCGCCCTCATCGCCGCCCGGCACCGGCTGCCCGGCGCCCGCGTGGAGGACGACTCGGCCCTCACGGCCGGGGCGGGCACATCGGGCGGCTGA
- a CDS encoding molybdopterin dinucleotide binding domain-containing protein: MRGDPDPDPEPDAEHPDPYPSHLVANNPATRLHSQLDHGELSASSKVAGREPVRLHPRDAATLRLRDGDALIRSAVGSCLAGVVISDAVRPGVVQLATGAWWAPSALEVATCVHGNPNAAGHGIGTSRLAQGCTGQLTRVALERHDGPLPPVHAHG, from the coding sequence CTGCGCGGGGATCCGGACCCGGACCCGGAGCCGGATGCCGAGCACCCTGACCCCTACCCCTCTCACCTCGTCGCCAACAACCCCGCCACCCGGCTGCACAGCCAACTCGACCACGGTGAGCTGAGCGCGTCGTCGAAGGTCGCGGGCCGCGAGCCGGTCCGGCTGCACCCGCGGGACGCCGCGACGCTGAGGCTGCGGGACGGCGACGCGCTGATCCGCAGCGCCGTCGGCAGTTGCCTGGCCGGAGTGGTGATCAGCGACGCGGTACGGCCCGGAGTGGTCCAGCTCGCCACGGGCGCCTGGTGGGCCCCCTCCGCCCTCGAGGTGGCCACCTGCGTCCACGGCAACCCCAACGCCGCCGGCCATGGCATCGGCACCTCGCGGCTCGCCCAGGGGTGCACCGGCCAACTCACCCGCGTCGCCCTCGAACGCCACGACGGCCCCTTGCCCCCGGTCCACGCCCACGGGTAG
- a CDS encoding SpoIIE family protein phosphatase — MTRPDTPRDERSVRSGDLPGNGATAKATVDGHGIVTQWNEAARGLLGYRPAEIVGRAAADLLHDTSPTRAEVLAALRSPSPPARLNGRATLLRRDGSAVELGLLAHRRTSAAGAPEWLVVSALPRPVHTVDDEELVRRAFLQGPCTMAVYDPGLRLRWANHDLERVMGLDQEEMRGLRLPELLPGPESEAAERTMRRVLETGEQRDLDLTTPIPGHPRPLAWSNDFAPLLDDEGRVAGVILSAHDMTGPRTARQRLTLLNEASVRIGSTLDIDRTAQELADVAVPALADFVTVDLLPTVHDGDEPRPGPPGGHVLLRRVAAQSVFAGCPEAVLRPGQVAAYPDFSPAAECLKAERGMLHRVTDPAVARWADEDPDRAAMTRRFGFHSTMAVPMRARGVTLGVATFSRHRRPEPFEQDDLLLAEEMTARAAVCVDNARRYTHERHTALALQRSLLPRTLPPSAAVGLASSYRPADSRSGVGGDWFDVIRLAGARVALVVGDVVGHGVQASAAMGRLRTAVRTLADVDLPPDELLTHLDDLINHLTAESESGAGDPEAAYAQLGATCLYAVYDPVSRRCSLARAGHPPPVLVTPDGTATLLDLPSGPPLGLGSLPFEAVDLELPEGSLLALYTDGLIEARGQDVDEAIDTLRRTLARPADSLDCLCRTVLAKLLPGHPTDDVALLLARTRGLSTDHVATWELPNDPAVVARARRDAVERLTAWGFEEAAFTGELVVSELVTNAIRHATPPIKLRLIHDRALICEVSDGSGTSPHLRRARTFDEGGRGLLLVAQLTESWGTRQTATGKTIWAELAVPTL, encoded by the coding sequence ATGACGCGACCGGACACCCCGCGGGACGAGCGGTCCGTCCGGTCGGGCGATCTCCCCGGCAACGGGGCCACCGCCAAGGCCACGGTCGACGGGCACGGCATCGTCACCCAGTGGAACGAGGCGGCCCGAGGGCTGCTCGGCTACCGCCCCGCCGAGATCGTGGGCAGGGCCGCGGCCGATCTGCTCCACGACACCTCGCCCACCCGCGCCGAGGTGCTGGCCGCGCTGCGCTCCCCCTCCCCGCCCGCCCGGCTGAACGGGCGGGCCACCCTGCTGCGCCGCGATGGCTCCGCCGTGGAGCTGGGGCTGCTGGCGCACCGCCGCACCTCGGCCGCCGGGGCCCCCGAGTGGCTGGTCGTCTCCGCCCTGCCGCGCCCCGTGCACACCGTCGACGACGAGGAACTGGTGCGGCGCGCCTTCCTCCAGGGGCCCTGCACGATGGCGGTCTACGACCCCGGGCTGCGGCTGCGCTGGGCCAATCACGACCTGGAGCGGGTGATGGGCCTGGACCAGGAGGAGATGCGCGGGCTGCGGCTGCCGGAGCTCCTGCCCGGCCCCGAATCCGAGGCGGCCGAGCGGACGATGCGCCGGGTGCTGGAGACGGGCGAGCAGCGGGATCTGGATCTGACCACACCCATACCCGGCCACCCCCGCCCCCTCGCCTGGTCCAACGACTTCGCCCCGCTGCTCGACGACGAGGGCCGGGTGGCGGGCGTGATCCTGTCCGCTCATGACATGACCGGCCCGCGGACCGCCCGGCAGCGGCTGACGCTGCTCAACGAGGCCAGCGTCCGGATCGGCAGCACGCTGGACATCGACCGGACCGCGCAGGAGCTGGCCGATGTGGCCGTCCCGGCGCTCGCCGACTTCGTGACCGTCGATCTGCTGCCCACCGTGCACGACGGGGACGAACCGCGCCCCGGCCCGCCGGGCGGCCATGTGCTGCTGCGCCGAGTCGCCGCCCAGTCGGTCTTCGCGGGCTGCCCGGAGGCCGTGCTGCGGCCGGGGCAGGTGGCCGCCTACCCCGACTTCTCCCCCGCGGCCGAATGCCTGAAGGCCGAGCGGGGGATGCTGCACCGGGTCACCGACCCCGCCGTCGCCCGGTGGGCCGACGAGGACCCGGACCGGGCCGCCATGACCCGCCGGTTCGGGTTCCATTCGACGATGGCCGTTCCGATGCGGGCGCGCGGTGTCACCCTCGGCGTGGCCACCTTCTCCCGGCACCGCCGCCCCGAGCCGTTCGAGCAGGACGATCTGCTGCTCGCCGAGGAGATGACGGCCAGGGCCGCCGTCTGCGTCGACAACGCCCGGCGGTACACCCATGAGCGGCACACCGCGCTGGCCCTGCAGCGCAGTCTGCTGCCGCGCACCCTGCCCCCGAGCGCCGCGGTGGGGCTGGCGTCCAGCTATCGGCCGGCCGACTCCCGGTCCGGGGTGGGCGGCGACTGGTTCGACGTCATCCGGCTGGCGGGCGCACGGGTCGCCCTGGTCGTCGGCGATGTGGTGGGCCATGGCGTCCAGGCGTCGGCGGCCATGGGGCGGCTGCGGACGGCGGTGCGCACCCTCGCCGACGTCGATCTGCCCCCCGATGAGCTGCTCACTCATCTGGACGACCTGATCAACCATCTCACCGCCGAGTCGGAGAGCGGCGCCGGCGATCCGGAGGCGGCCTACGCACAGCTCGGCGCCACCTGTCTGTACGCGGTCTACGACCCGGTCTCCCGCCGCTGCTCCCTGGCCCGAGCCGGGCATCCACCGCCCGTGCTGGTCACGCCCGACGGCACCGCCACCCTCCTCGACCTGCCCAGCGGACCGCCGCTGGGGCTGGGGAGCCTGCCGTTCGAGGCGGTCGACCTCGAACTGCCGGAGGGCAGCCTGCTGGCCCTGTACACCGACGGTCTGATCGAGGCCCGCGGCCAGGACGTCGACGAGGCGATCGACACCCTGCGCCGCACGCTCGCCCGGCCCGCCGACTCGCTGGACTGCCTGTGCCGGACGGTGCTGGCCAAGCTGCTTCCCGGCCACCCCACCGACGACGTCGCCCTGCTCCTGGCCCGCACCCGGGGACTGAGCACGGACCACGTAGCCACCTGGGAGCTGCCGAACGACCCGGCCGTGGTGGCCCGAGCCCGCCGGGACGCCGTGGAACGGCTGACCGCGTGGGGTTTCGAAGAGGCCGCGTTCACCGGGGAGTTGGTGGTCAGCGAGCTGGTCACCAACGCCATCCGGCATGCCACGCCGCCCATCAAACTGCGCCTGATCCACGACCGGGCGCTGATCTGCGAGGTCTCCGACGGCAGCGGTACCTCACCGCATCTGCGCCGGGCCCGCACCTTCGACGAAGGCGGCCGCGGACTGCTGCTGGTGGCCCAGCTCACCGAGAGCTGGGGCACCCGGCAGACCGCCACGGGCAAGACCATCTGGGCCGAGCTGGCCGTGCCGACGCTGTAG
- a CDS encoding GAF domain-containing protein produces MRSQHPRDTGPLAALSPAESARLMAVIREAALSRGRLPLPARPVIGASWDRMLRLGLDPDRGRAPRPLGLDELELRRRQTRLAEVLPTLHNGLLEAAEAAGHIMIIADAEGRILWLDGHRGVRRQADGIALVEGSHWAEDVAGTSGIGTALAVKSPVRVHSAEHFVSAFHTWSCAAAPVHDPRDGRLLGVIDVSGPAGTAHPTVLSLVTATARWAEGELRLAHSRDLEGLRAVAAPLLARIRGKAVVVDHHGWIAGVTGVTPGERRLLLPKAPYEGPVWLPALGACAVEPLPGGHLLRVLDGEPAEGGGTAGWGDLLLDVRHPHRWTLTFSGPSGAWTHELSARQAEVLLLLAAHPEGRTAAQLAEDLFGDPTRTVTVRAAMSRLRGRIGAVLAHRPYRIADSVRIDVASPDHPAELLPFSSAPAIARLRRPSL; encoded by the coding sequence ATGCGTTCCCAGCACCCACGCGACACCGGCCCCCTGGCCGCGCTGAGCCCCGCCGAATCGGCCCGTCTCATGGCGGTGATCCGCGAGGCGGCGCTGAGCCGGGGACGGCTTCCGCTGCCCGCCCGCCCCGTGATCGGCGCCTCCTGGGACCGGATGCTGCGCCTGGGCCTCGACCCGGATCGCGGCCGCGCCCCGCGGCCGCTGGGCCTGGACGAGCTGGAGCTGCGGAGGCGGCAGACCCGGCTGGCCGAGGTGCTGCCCACCCTGCACAACGGGCTGCTGGAGGCGGCGGAGGCGGCCGGCCACATCATGATCATCGCCGATGCGGAGGGCCGGATCCTGTGGCTCGACGGCCATCGGGGCGTCCGCCGGCAGGCCGACGGCATCGCGCTCGTGGAGGGTTCGCATTGGGCCGAGGACGTCGCCGGGACCAGCGGAATCGGCACCGCGCTGGCCGTGAAGTCCCCCGTAAGGGTGCATTCCGCGGAGCATTTCGTGAGCGCCTTCCACACGTGGAGCTGCGCGGCCGCCCCCGTCCACGACCCGCGGGACGGACGGCTGCTGGGCGTCATCGACGTCAGCGGCCCCGCCGGGACCGCCCATCCGACGGTGCTCTCCCTGGTCACCGCGACCGCCCGGTGGGCCGAGGGCGAACTGCGCCTCGCCCACAGCCGGGATCTGGAGGGCCTGCGCGCCGTCGCCGCCCCGCTCCTGGCGCGGATCCGCGGCAAGGCCGTCGTGGTCGATCACCACGGCTGGATCGCCGGCGTCACCGGGGTGACCCCGGGCGAGCGCCGGCTGTTGCTGCCGAAGGCGCCGTACGAGGGGCCGGTCTGGCTGCCGGCGCTCGGCGCGTGCGCGGTGGAACCGCTGCCCGGCGGCCATCTGCTGCGGGTGCTGGACGGCGAGCCCGCCGAGGGGGGCGGTACGGCCGGCTGGGGCGATCTGCTGCTGGACGTACGTCATCCGCACCGCTGGACCCTGACCTTCTCGGGCCCGTCGGGCGCCTGGACGCATGAACTCAGCGCCCGCCAGGCCGAGGTGCTGCTGCTGCTCGCCGCGCACCCCGAGGGGCGGACGGCCGCACAACTGGCCGAGGACCTGTTCGGGGACCCGACGCGGACGGTGACCGTACGGGCCGCGATGTCCCGGCTGCGCGGGCGCATCGGGGCGGTGCTGGCGCACCGCCCCTACCGCATCGCCGACAGCGTCCGCATCGACGTGGCAAGCCCGGACCACCCCGCCGAACTGCTCCCCTTCAGCTCGGCCCCGGCCATCGCGCGGCTACGCCGCCCCTCTTTATGA
- the aspA gene encoding aspartate ammonia-lyase, giving the protein MTATGYRREHDLLGDRDVPADAYWGIHTLRAGENFPITGTSISAYPHLISAMAAVKEAAARANEDLGLLTSAKADAIAAACQEIRRGALHDQFTVDVIQGGAGTSTNMNANEVIANRALELLGQEKGDYAHLHPNEDVNLSQSTNDVYPTAVNVSTIIAVRELHTAMETLRQAFAAKAEEFRDVLKMGRTQLQDAVPMTLGQEFSAYAVMLEEDQSRLLEAATLVHEINLGATAIGTGLNAPKGYAEAARRHLEAITGLPLVTAANLVEATQDCGAFVHLSGVLKRIAVKLSKSCNDLRLLSSGPRAGLNEINLPPVQAGSSIMPGKVNPVIPEVVNQVAFEVIGNDVAITMAAEAGQLQLNAFEPIILHSLSESVTHLRAACLVLAERCVAGITANTERLRTSVENSIGLVTALNPYIGYSAATSIAKEALATGRGVAELVLEKGLLPADRLAQVLRPEEIAGSPSI; this is encoded by the coding sequence ATGACTGCCACCGGCTATCGCCGCGAACACGATCTGCTCGGCGACCGCGACGTCCCCGCCGACGCCTACTGGGGCATCCACACCCTGCGCGCCGGCGAGAACTTCCCCATCACCGGCACCTCCATCTCCGCCTATCCGCACCTGATCAGCGCCATGGCCGCCGTCAAGGAGGCCGCCGCCCGCGCCAATGAGGACCTCGGGCTGCTCACCTCCGCCAAGGCCGACGCCATCGCCGCCGCCTGCCAGGAGATACGCCGGGGCGCCCTGCACGACCAGTTCACCGTCGATGTGATCCAGGGCGGCGCCGGGACCTCGACCAACATGAACGCCAACGAGGTGATCGCCAACCGGGCGCTGGAACTCCTCGGCCAGGAGAAGGGCGACTACGCCCACCTCCACCCCAACGAGGACGTCAACCTCAGCCAGTCCACCAACGACGTCTACCCGACCGCCGTCAACGTCTCCACGATCATCGCCGTCCGTGAGCTCCATACGGCCATGGAGACGCTGCGTCAGGCGTTCGCCGCCAAGGCCGAGGAGTTCCGCGACGTCCTCAAGATGGGGCGCACCCAGCTCCAGGACGCGGTGCCCATGACGCTGGGCCAGGAGTTCTCGGCGTACGCCGTGATGCTGGAGGAGGACCAGAGCCGGCTGCTGGAAGCCGCCACTTTGGTGCATGAGATCAACCTCGGCGCGACCGCCATCGGCACCGGCCTCAACGCCCCCAAGGGCTACGCCGAGGCCGCCCGCCGCCACCTCGAGGCCATCACCGGACTGCCACTGGTCACCGCCGCCAACCTGGTCGAGGCCACGCAGGACTGCGGCGCCTTCGTCCATCTGTCGGGCGTCCTCAAACGCATCGCCGTCAAGCTCTCCAAGAGCTGCAACGACCTGCGGCTGCTCTCCTCCGGCCCGCGGGCCGGGCTCAATGAGATCAACCTGCCCCCGGTGCAGGCCGGTTCCAGCATCATGCCCGGCAAGGTCAACCCGGTGATTCCCGAGGTGGTCAATCAGGTCGCCTTCGAGGTGATCGGCAACGACGTCGCCATCACGATGGCCGCCGAGGCCGGACAGCTTCAGCTCAACGCCTTCGAGCCGATCATCCTGCACTCGCTCTCGGAGAGCGTCACCCATCTGCGCGCCGCCTGCCTGGTGCTGGCCGAGCGGTGCGTCGCGGGCATCACCGCCAACACCGAGCGGCTGCGCACCTCCGTGGAGAACTCCATCGGCCTGGTCACCGCGCTCAACCCGTACATCGGCTACAGCGCGGCCACCAGCATCGCCAAGGAGGCGCTCGCCACGGGGCGCGGCGTGGCCGAACTGGTCCTGGAGAAGGGCCTGCTGCCCGCCGACCGGCTGGCCCAGGTGCTCCGCCCGGAGGAGATCGCGGGAAGCCCCTCTATTTGA
- a CDS encoding asparaginase, with protein MNTPLGRTLDATRRTPAEPPARREPRHVPLAHVVRGGVIEGVHHGSVVVLAADGRGEFQAGDIDVAFYPRSALKPVQAVALLRAGLPLDGELLSLTAASHSGLRRHLDGARRILDQAGLTEADLRNVPDLPYGAAERDAWLRDGGEPTRLAQNCSGKHAAMLLTARLRGWPLENYLDPAHPLQRMIAETVEDLTGQRVAQVSVDGCGAPLFSVSLRGLATAAARIASGAMDTPEGRVAAALRAHPDMASGPDRDVARLMRAVPGLIAKDGFEGVQIAALPDGRAVAVKIADGADRARMPVTAAALAHCGIDPGVLTEFATTPVYGGGVTVGGVHPTDALAPPAA; from the coding sequence ATGAACACCCCCCTCGGACGGACCCTCGACGCGACCCGCCGCACCCCGGCCGAGCCCCCCGCCCGCCGCGAACCCCGCCATGTGCCGCTCGCCCATGTCGTACGCGGCGGGGTCATCGAGGGCGTCCACCACGGCTCGGTCGTCGTCCTGGCCGCCGACGGCCGGGGCGAGTTCCAGGCCGGCGACATCGACGTGGCCTTCTACCCGCGCTCCGCGCTCAAGCCCGTCCAGGCCGTCGCCCTGCTGCGGGCCGGGCTGCCGCTGGACGGGGAACTGCTGTCGCTCACCGCCGCCAGCCACTCCGGCCTGCGGCGCCATCTGGACGGAGCGCGCCGCATCCTCGACCAGGCCGGGCTCACCGAGGCCGATCTGCGCAACGTCCCCGACCTGCCGTACGGCGCCGCCGAGCGCGACGCCTGGCTGCGGGATGGCGGCGAGCCCACCCGGCTCGCCCAGAACTGCTCCGGCAAGCACGCCGCGATGCTGCTCACGGCCCGGCTGCGCGGCTGGCCGCTTGAGAACTACCTGGACCCGGCCCATCCGCTGCAGCGGATGATCGCCGAGACCGTGGAGGACCTCACCGGACAGCGCGTCGCCCAGGTCTCGGTCGACGGCTGCGGCGCGCCGCTGTTCTCCGTCTCCCTGCGCGGGCTCGCCACGGCCGCCGCCCGGATCGCCTCGGGCGCCATGGACACCCCCGAGGGCCGGGTCGCGGCCGCCCTGCGCGCCCACCCGGACATGGCGTCCGGCCCCGACCGCGACGTGGCCCGGCTGATGCGCGCCGTACCGGGCCTGATCGCCAAGGACGGCTTCGAGGGCGTACAGATCGCGGCGCTGCCCGACGGCCGCGCCGTCGCCGTGAAGATCGCCGACGGTGCGGACCGCGCCCGGATGCCGGTGACCGCCGCGGCCCTCGCCCACTGCGGGATCGACCCCGGTGTCCTCACCGAATTCGCCACCACGCCGGTGTACGGCGGCGGAGTCACCGTCGGCGGTGTGCACCCCACCGACGCCCTCGCCCCGCCCGCCGCCTGA